From a region of the Paenibacillus segetis genome:
- a CDS encoding cache domain-containing sensor histidine kinase: protein MNLRIKLFTAFIALVIIPLFILGIITFFVTFRSIETKHSQQEEYSLKAISYSIKSVFKEMDTVTDNGIAKGVFQAAIVAKDPDSQNLTASTQLELNANQRNFRSLLYNHPAIDYAFLYDVHGGKGSNVISIFNKENFQTLPYEKFKEHPLYNEVMSLKGLPKWIAPHEYPELTGSDKVFTQIRLIKELSNLQRAGVLVVQIKDWEFEKIFQNLELGSSKRNTKFMLVNDKGLILYDYKSEFDGELIQDHMKQKFQLNSDYQSFRGKFNGEESVISIYNLKEYPWSLVSVTSWSYLSQELTTFAKWFVLIISICVVAAILFNVLFMNRITGTIGLIVRFMRKVEDGDLNARVDEKGDDELLLLQKGFNNQMDKINELFHQVKREQLQKTNAELRVLQAQIKPHFLFNTLESINVLAVQNEGRKVSEMVLRLASILRISIQDKEEIRLSLEIEHLRSYLEIQKFRFDDLFEYHIEIPDEMMNCLLLKLTLQPLVENCIQHGFEGIDYKGRITVTGKMEEERILLRIEDNGIGMSSEQLSSIQYADIDDPDYHLLQPYPSHERRGLGLRSVFDRLRFQYGNKFGLFICSQPGQGTIIQCVIPKYELGDKD, encoded by the coding sequence ATGAACCTGCGAATCAAATTATTTACGGCCTTTATTGCGCTAGTTATTATTCCTTTGTTTATTCTTGGGATTATTACCTTCTTTGTTACGTTTCGTTCGATCGAGACGAAGCATAGTCAGCAGGAAGAATATTCGCTTAAAGCGATTAGTTACAGTATCAAGAGCGTATTTAAAGAAATGGATACTGTGACCGACAATGGGATCGCTAAGGGAGTATTTCAAGCGGCGATTGTTGCAAAGGATCCTGATTCGCAAAATTTGACGGCGTCAACTCAACTTGAACTAAATGCTAACCAGAGAAATTTTCGTTCCTTATTATACAACCATCCTGCTATTGATTATGCGTTCTTATATGATGTACATGGTGGAAAAGGGTCCAATGTAATCTCTATTTTCAATAAAGAAAATTTCCAAACCTTGCCTTACGAAAAGTTTAAGGAGCATCCATTATATAATGAAGTGATGTCCTTGAAAGGATTACCGAAATGGATTGCTCCCCATGAATATCCTGAATTAACAGGGTCAGATAAGGTTTTTACGCAAATTCGTTTAATTAAGGAATTGAGCAATTTGCAAAGGGCAGGAGTTTTGGTAGTACAAATCAAGGATTGGGAATTTGAAAAGATTTTTCAGAACTTGGAATTGGGAAGCAGTAAACGGAACACTAAATTTATGCTCGTTAACGATAAAGGACTTATTTTATATGATTATAAATCTGAATTTGATGGCGAATTGATTCAGGATCATATGAAGCAAAAGTTTCAATTGAATAGCGATTATCAAAGCTTTAGAGGGAAATTCAACGGGGAAGAAAGCGTTATATCGATTTATAATTTAAAGGAGTACCCATGGAGTTTGGTGTCGGTGACTTCTTGGAGTTATTTATCTCAGGAGTTAACAACCTTTGCTAAATGGTTTGTATTAATTATTTCTATCTGTGTGGTTGCTGCAATCCTTTTTAACGTCTTGTTCATGAATCGGATTACCGGTACGATCGGCTTGATTGTACGTTTCATGCGTAAAGTCGAGGACGGTGATTTGAACGCCAGGGTGGATGAAAAGGGCGATGATGAACTACTGTTATTGCAAAAGGGATTTAACAATCAAATGGATAAAATCAATGAATTGTTCCATCAGGTTAAACGTGAACAACTTCAGAAGACGAATGCCGAACTTAGAGTATTGCAAGCCCAGATTAAGCCACACTTCCTGTTCAACACACTAGAGTCAATTAATGTACTTGCTGTCCAGAATGAGGGACGTAAGGTCAGCGAGATGGTATTACGTCTTGCAAGTATTTTGCGTATCAGTATTCAGGACAAGGAAGAGATCAGGTTGAGTCTCGAAATCGAACATCTTCGGAGTTATTTGGAAATTCAGAAGTTCAGATTTGATGATTTGTTTGAATATCATATAGAGATCCCAGATGAGATGATGAACTGTCTACTCCTCAAGCTTACGCTTCAACCACTTGTGGAGAATTGTATTCAACATGGATTTGAAGGCATCGACTATAAAGGTAGAATCACGGTTACAGGTAAAATGGAAGAGGAAAGGATATTACTGAGAATTGAGGATAATGGTATTGGGATGTCGAGTGAACAATTGTCTTCCATTCAATATGCAGATATAGACGATCCTGATTATCATTTGCTGCAACCGTATCCAAGTCATGAACGTCGGGGTTTGGGATTAAGAAGTGTGTTCGATCGTTTAAGATTTCAATATGGTAATAAATTCGGACTTTTCATCTGCTCGCAACCGGGGCAAGGCACCATTATACAATGCGTGATTCCTAAATATGAATTGGGTGATAAAGATTGA